The Alnus glutinosa chromosome 3, dhAlnGlut1.1, whole genome shotgun sequence nucleotide sequence aaaaaaaaaaaaaaaaaaaaaaaaaaatcatcacatATTCCGTACTAGAAATCCTGTTCTTATAAGTGAAACCTTAATCATGCATTAAAAAGCTTAGTATTATCCTTTTATGGCTGCATTGATGGTTCAACCCTTGGGAGTTAATCGTTCAATGCTGACCATAAACCAAAAGTTGCCTAAAACTCCTATCAAAACCTAATTCCAAGTTCAACCATGGTTCCTAACAGTCCTCGAAAGCCTAGTAAGCATCATCCATTTCCAAAAAATATCTAACTTATCATTAAATCTATCATATTCAACCTAGAAACTCAAATCAATAAcccaaattaataaattaaggaAAGGCAACCTAAGAAGTAACGAAACATCATGCTAATATacttataacaaaaaataaatatgagatTAAGGCAAGGGGTTATCTCTTTTGAAGTTAGAACTTTAAGAAtcctcattctctctctctctctctctctctctctctctctctctaagtcttattttttttttttataaattttttctttaggCAAGGGGATGACAAAATGGATGTAAGGGGCATAAAGATGAATATAAAAGTCTCCCATGCACGTTCCAAAAGGCTGaggtttaaaaatttaattgcaTGATGGCTATGCTCGATCGTTCGAACATCGAGGGTCGTGGTTTGTGGACAGTTGTGCAACGATCATTCAATGTGGGATTGATCGTTTGAGGCAACTGCACATCGATCGTTTGTCATGGGATTGATCGTTTGAATCTTgaaattcattttaaatttttattttaacatacTTTTAAATACACTTTATGGAAAACTTGTTCATGCATggatattaaaaatattttaataaggcttttcgtatataatatatatttttagactATTTAAAAGATCTAGGTTTTGTAAttcctttttatattattaataagaCAATTGCCATGTGTTTAGGCTAGGTGTTACAGAGAAGAGATAGTTTCGAGAATCTAGAAATTCAACGTATCCATGAATGTGATCATACAAtgtggtttctagcattactctttgaaGATTCTTTTAGGCAACTGTCGTAGGTTCTGAAATTTGTGGCATTTTGTTATGcattttaaaatgaattttaacCAAATTTGTGAAATCTGTGGTTCATCTCCACATTTGAAACATAAATTAGGCCAACCAACTCCAAAAATCTAGGGCCCTACTTTATACAATGTTGAAAGGCATGCTTGAATTTGAGACATCACTATCGTGATGATTTATTTGGATAATTTTCATTGGGGTCACCATTCTAGAACTTCGAGATATCGTCCATCGACCTTGGTGACTTCTCTAGAGACTCGATCCATCAATTTCGTCTTATTTCGCTTTCCTAGTAAggtttggatttgtttttctatataaaatCACTTAGGATGGCTTAGGTCGcaatttatgatatattttctcaactttttaataagaaacacttttttctcatattttaccttaaattattgattttgttgtttgttttggaAATAGTTGTGAGTTTTATGTTTGTTATTTATGTGATACACTACATCACACTACATTACCATGAAACCTTACCACCCAGGACAGCTCCCCTCATTCAAAGGCGACTTGGGAGCCTGGGGCCCTAGACCTTGCTTAGGATCTTTTGGCCACTAAGGCCCAAAAGAAGGCCTAGACTTTTAGCCCATCGACATTCCAAAGGGGAGGGGGCTTATAGAATATCACATGAGTGAAACACACCATATCCATTCCTTCAACATATGCGGTCAACTGACCGTGGGTACCTAAGGCAACATAATCCACCCTTTGCTATCTTGCCACCTTAAGAACCGTTTTGCAAGGAATTTCTATGGAGATAAACTAAATCCCTATTACAATTGAAATTCTctgaaatcacttataaaacctaGTCTCACCTAGTAAGGAGTCAATATGGGATTCAACATCTATATGTGTGTGACTAAACTATGATACCCAAGAAATTAGTCACACATTGGTTGGTAGATTATGAAGGTGTTGCATGAGAACTAATTCCATATTGGTTCATTATTAGGTGTGATTGAACTTTATAGATGATTTCAAGAAGTTTCAATCTAACTTTAAAATAGTCCTTTTAGAGTAATTTTGTAAATGTGGTAGGCATTTTACTTGGGTCATgataaatggtatcagagcaacctaGTAACATCATTTGGGGGACTGTTTCATGACGTGAATCCTGAAAATGATGTCAAGGATTTTAGTGGGGGAGATTGTGATACCCATAGATTAGTCGCCTATTAGGTAGGTGGATTACAAAGATATTGaatgggtgctaagtcctaTAATAATTTTGTAATAGGTGACAATGAACTTTATAAATGATTTCAAGGAGCTTCATTTGTAACTTTGGTGCAGATGTTGTTACCATTTTCCTTGGATCGAGacattaattaactttttgGGATTTTGCAAGAGCCATATTTTTCTGCattagttggtatcagagccatgcTTCCTTGTATCAATTTCAGAGTCTCGTTTGATGAGTGTTCAAACTTCTAGAGTGTCACGTTtaaagtagtattaatttgtaCGAGAATCTTCTCTTGTTAGAGtatgaaataaaattagttGTAATGAAAAGGAATTTAATTAACAATCacaatttgagaaaaaaaaaattaatggacaCATAAAGTTTTTATCCGACATTTACATAATCTTCAACTAGTTGATTTCAACCACTTTGGCCAATGTCACTATGGCACGAACAGTTGTAACGAAAAGGAGGTTAATATTCAACAAtcacattttgaaaaaaaaaaaaaaaaattaaaattaatggaCACATTAATTTTTCGTTTGATATTTACATAATCTTCAACTAGTTGATCTCAACCACTTTGGTGTCATTATAGCATGTAGATTGGgtagttgttttgtttttatttttgtcctttttttttacaTGCTTCTAACCTTTGATCATTTTCATTTGACATTTAAGCcccgtttgtttcagcgtaaagcATTTTctgtttgaaaatgttttaagttgaaatcatttttaggAAAACAATTtcaactgaaaacatttttccaaCATTTGGCTCGTAAggaaaatcaacaaaatatttttttatattttcatttaatcatattaacctataaatatCAACTTTCattcacaatataaaaatatattaatataaaacaactaaaaaaattaacctaaaacttatgcttaattaaaaaaatatatacacatatcGACTAACAATGATCATATATTTTCAAGTTAGGAGAGCCATAAATAACATTCAACAATACATTTAAACTTCCGACAAAAATTCAATCGTAAATATTACCATTCAAGTTCAACCACAAATATAGCTATCAAGTTTTGCACAAAGTACTTCCATTCAAGTTCAATCATGTATGTTATTACAATTAAGTTAGTATTCTATTACATATCGTTAATACATAAATTCTAATCTCCATAgtttttgaagaattttttcaaccaaatcTTTCTAAGTCTAGTATTGGTTGCCAAAAATGCTCTTGTGGCCTTCTCATCGTACATCAAGTGGTCAAATGAAAATGCAATTAACCATAACTTTGACATATCCTTCTATCTTCATTACGAAGAAGGGTTGGGTAGGAAAAGAGTATGTGAGAATAGAAGGCATTTGGAGGTAGGATTGAGATAATCTAGTGCAATTGCTTGACCATTTTGCTACCAGGCAGGTGTTTGGGAAGCTCGAGTATGTTATTAGCGGTGACTTTTAGAAGTCGCCACTAATGAGATATTATTAGCGGCAACCTTTAGTGGTCGCCGCTAATGAGatactattagcggcgaccttTAGCGGTCGCCGCTAATGAGACATTATTAGCGACCAATGTTGCCGCTAATATTTTCCCACAATAGCCTGCACATGGTAAAAAATTCCCGCCAAGTTATTAGTGACAACATATTAGCGTTGACCCAAAAGTCGATGCTAATATTAATGTCTTTTTTTATTACTGTCCACTATTAGCAGCGATACAAATGTCGCCGCcaatagttgattattagcaGCGACATTTAAAAGTCGCTGCTAGAaatcaactattagcggccactttggTATCGCCGCTAAAAAGTTGGACACTAATGAAGCAGATTCTTGTAGTGCCTGCTCAGGCAGGTTGGCCCCATATGGAGCCCTCTCACAAATTGTTGCCTAGGCGTGTGAGAGTGTGACGGAAAATGGTTTACACAAATGagaagcataaatcattttacgcctcatgcgtaaatcattttacgcctcatgaatgttatttttcatagttaaccgaaaatattttcaggttGATCAATATTTTATGCGGCGCCAAACACtcaaaaataagatttttttttttttcttttcaaaataacaGTAACAAACAGATCAAGCTTTAATATAAGCACAAAAACTTATCCAATTAATGACCGAATTTCAACTTACTAAAGATATTATTGAAAATACAATTGGAGGGTACAGGTTGTAGTGATATTGTTTTCACTTCTCAAGACATTTTGATTTCTCCAATATGTATGTGATTTTTTACTCTCAATATatactatcattttttattattttttttgctttcctttCTAAGACGGACATATTGCCGAATACCCAGGACCTCCAAAAAAGAAATGGGTTCCATAGCCTCCATTCTTATTGTTGGCAACACTTATACTATAGCACGAAGGTTTCGTTGCATATGCTACCAATCCCTGATCAGGGTCATTGAATCTGCCTGTATAATCCATATATTGAATATTGCGAAAATAACTTGCTTTTCCATATCCTTCAGTCGGAAAATGTCCACTCCCCATTTGAGTTGATGTGTGATGACCCCCTTGGCCTTTGTTGTAAATCTCTCCTCCCCAGCTAACTCCGGTAGCACTGGTTGCTAATCTTGTGAAGATTAAGTGAGGCCAGTATCCAAGTACTTGATCTTGCACTTGTAGCCACCAATTTCCTTTATTCTGAATTAATCATATAAGTTGGAGAATTTAGTAAActagaaaatgaatttaattacaGCAAAAATAGACATGAAATAGACATGCATGTGCATATATATGTTACCTTGTATATGGTTATTCCTATCTCGTATTGCTTCGCTTTGTAGCTTGAAAAAGGCTTTATGGGAGAACCAATTACAAATCTACGGTTTACTTGCACGAAACCAGGACAGTCAAGATTGTAACACCCAGTTCTTTGGTACCCATCACGCTAATTACAACCACATAAATTAATAGCTTGATTAATCAGCAATTTGACACGTGCATGCATGCATTCATGCAATATATAACATTGCTTTGATGGGGATTATTACTAATGCCAATTtaagttaattatatatatcatgcaTGCCTGGAAGGAAATGAGCCGACTTACAGTCCAGTATATGAAAAACCTGGTTTGCTTGTCTTGCGAATTAACCTGAACCATGAAATTAttgatgagaaaaaaaataaataaataaataaataaatatatatatatatatatatatatatatatatatcctccaAATGCTTATATGTCTGAAATCCAGAAGTTTCTAAATAATGTTTCAACATTTAGATTTACACTCAAAATCAAAAGCAAATGTTAATCTTAATTGATCGATGTTTAGTTTTCTTTGTGAGAATTAAGGACTATATTTGATCAAAAACACACCTTCCATCCAGCTTCAATGGTGTTTAGTAGGTCTCTAGGACCTGATGCAAGCCATATTTGAGCAATGCTAATTTCCCCATTATATGTCGCAGGGTTCCATACGTTAATTGATGCATGTGCTCCATAGTAGTTGCCACCACGCAGATCAACTACGGCATACTATTTCAAATATAATTCATAtgtaaaaaagagaagaaaaaaaaatgatcaataaATTCAAAGAAACCTAATTTGAAATTAGtttaagaaatttttaaaatatcatgATATACCTCATGACCACGATTATAATCATAATCAAGGCTAATATTAAGCTTTTTCCGATGCGCAATTGGGGGTATACCATGGTGTGCATCAAATTCTCGTGCACGTCTAATTGGGATTGTTCCTTTAGGGCATTGTCCATCCTCAAGCCAACCTTGAAACAACTCAGCATTGGAGAATTCTCTGTTTGTTACATTTGGAATTGAGCTGGGTTCCATCTGATTAaccataaacaaattaaaatagttAGTCTCAGGTTTCGTTTAGGTTTGTGATTTTAATAAGTGCGCTTtgaaaacgcagttaagtgtttgaaCAAAATCGCATTTTGGCCTttaatattatatgtttttaaaaaagcatctTATttcttgcgatttgaaaacacaaattatatgcgttttcaaatcgcaatttttaaaaatatgtacaCAATCCCAAgtgattcattttctgcgatttagtttaaaattgtatttttttgctACAAAATTGCAGTGTTAAACGTACCCTTAGTCCTCATTTGCCAGATTAAAAAGCCAAAACCAAAATTTCTTTCAGATTTCATACTAATGATCCATATATATCTTGAAAATGAAGTGTTTCAAAGGATAGGcaaattattaagttttttaattagtACTTAGTTTCCTTTCACAACTTTCCCAAGATCCATGGTagcataattaaatttattttattttatctttgaaCAACTGATAATTTAATATGTATCGAAGTAGAGATCTCAAATTTAAACTCTGATTCTATGACTAagtttcaattttaattaaatatttaacatgaTGGGATTGCCTATTAAGGAAGAGTTTGAAGTCACTAGAGGTACGTAAGCTTCTTCTTTCACTTAAGCTTAAATCTTCTATCTTTCCTTTAGTATATATAAGCAAggagtgattttaaaaactacattttaatCCTGCAACTATCCTCACAATATTGATGTGTTAATACCAATCAAccgttgaatttttttttttaacaaggattgGTTGGTCTTGCCAAATCAGCATTGTACATAGTagtagaataaaaatgtggtttctaacattactaTTAAGCAAGATTCAATCATAGGTCTCTTgtgcaatgaaaaaaaaaaaaaaaaaaaaaaaaaaaaaaaaaaaaaaaaaaaaaaaaaagatcttacTTATTGAGTTAGCTGACATCCATGGgcaaattttttctctttttcaaaaaaaaaaaaaaaaaaaaaaaaaggcttttatttatttatttatttattcatggATATAACACCATCATATGAAATGACAGCCCACCAGTaccccaaaagaagaaaaactgtaaaatttattaactttgcaaattttaaaataggatttatatttaaaaattaaaaaaaaaataaaaaataaaaaaattgcatcgATCACTATTTAAGCTGTGTTACGTTTGTCTTCTCGAACATTTTAGTTTTGTCTTCAATTATAAGAATCGTTTAAACATGAAACGACTGATACAATAATAAAGTACCTACATATTGTAAAACATTAACTGATCagttaggaaaaataattaagaagcTTGTATAATATGAAATACAATTAAGACACCTGTATCGTATGATTCTTAAGTAATGGACTGTCGAAAGCAGGTTGTTGATAGATATCTACACAATCTATTACGTCACCCTCCTTACCCTGCAAAGATTTTACTATACCATGGATAagcatgaaaattttcaaaaaaaaatatatagagaaaatgaagagagaaGAAACAGATTATCTAGaatcaaaggaaaaataaaactaagatataatatatatccaTAATGACCTCAATAGTTTTGACAGTTCCTTTaggcttaattaactctttgcTTTCCATGTTACCAATCCTTCTTCCGCCAACAAATCTATCACTTAGCACATGAGATATGGCTAGCAAGAAAAATATGCATCTTAGTTTGGTATTGgccattaaaaaacaaaagttgcaaACTTCCTCTTCTTTTGAATAATTAATGCTTATTTTGTCAAGGATATGTCTGCTATATCATCTCATCCTAGCAGGCCAGCTGAATCAAATCCACAGCTTTCACAAAGATAAATACTCAGTGCAACATTGTCCTTTGTAACTGAATATTCTATAAATACAAAGCCTTTACCTAAGTTAAGGTAAGGCAGTCACAAACCATTCATCCTTATTgcaaaactttatatatatttaaacagaaattcaGTATCGGCTACGAAAAGGTCATGTACAGGTAATCAAAAAAGTGAGGAAGTTATTAAAGAATCTTAAGGAAGTAGTTTATGGAGAACCCTGGACAGATTACTAATTAATGGAAATATGTGTCTATATTATAAGCTTAGTCAATCGAGAGCTATTTACATAATTGGCTTAGTTTTTATGTACGGTTGGGCATAACTAATTTGATATCTTCAtaatttattagaatttaatagaaagatttataataaaattctatttaaattgtattgttatgtagtttttatttaattaggaCAAAACCACTTTGACAAGTCTCATAACTCTGGTATTTTCACATGATATAGATGTAAAGAAACAGCTGTAATATAAAAGCAGcctaaaaacacaatttttctgGCATGTTGGCTAATTCATTTTTTAGTACAAATAGCCTGTATGAAGACCCATGACCCATGAGTTGGtaactaaaataaattgaatgaGAATGTGTTCAAATCCGATTAGGCAACTTAATCAAATtatccagttttttttttttttttttttttgtcctaataGTTAGGCTTCGTTTTATTCGGTGTAAGatcttttctgatttttttgttgtttttttttttttttttttcttctttctagtttttgttATTTGGTATGGTAAAatatctgaagaaaataaagGCAATTGGTTTAGGAACGACAAAGAGTTTCTCAAAAACGTGAGTGCTCTAGCCGTGTAGTTCTTCTATTTAttgaataataatacaaaagGAAGGCATGTCACTATATGGCATGTGCTATTCTATCAAGGGAAGTCTGCAATGATTATTAGCCTACAACGGGTGAGTTTTCACCTATATGGAAAAGTCTATAATGATACAAAAGTCCATCACCAGGGTCCACAACGGTACCTTCCTAAATGATAATCGAGGACCGCAACAGCCGCTATTCCTAAATGAAATCTGCAACGGTAATATACCAGATTTTATATCTTCCTAAACGAAAGACATATTTTCTCCCACGGTTGATGAAGCTCAATCTTTATGAGATTCTTTatcactccccctcaagctggaGGGTGGCGGAGGCAGAACTCCAAGCTTGATTCGAAGATCAGTCTGAAAGAGGTCTTTAGGAAGTGCCTTGGTAAAAATATTGGCCACTTGTAACGCAAAAGGAATATAGCGAGTAATGAGGAGACCGGCAGCGACTTTTTCCCAAACATAGTGAACATCAAGTTCGATATATTTGGTACAAGCATGGAAAACGGGATTGACTGTCATATGAAATGCACTGTTGTTGTCCCAAAATAATGTATGAGGGTGATGCAAGGAAAGACAAATGTCGGAAAGCAAATACGTTATCCAAGTAAGTTTAGCAATAGTAGAGGCTAGAGCCCGATATTCAGCTTCAGCACTAGAACAGGAGACTATGAGCTGCTTCTTGGAGGTCCATGAAAGACAATTAGCACCTAAATAGATGGAGTATCCAGTTGTGGAGCGTCGTGTGTTAGGGCATCCAACCCAATCAGCATCAGAAAAATCATAAAGATTAAGGGATGAACGAGAGAGTAGTCATATCCCATAATGTAATGTACCCTATAAGTAACGCAATATGCGTTTGACAGCTTGAAGATGAGATTGTCCGGGTTAATGCATAAATTGACTAACAAGGTTAACAGTGTATGAGATCAGGGCATGTCAAGGTGAGATATTGTAAGGCACCAACAAGACTACGATAATTGGTGGCATCGACAGAGAGCCATCCTTACTATGTATCTTGACCTTTTGTGCAAGAGGGGTACCAGTAGGATTGCAACTTGACATGGATGCTTTGGAAAGAATATCTCTGGCATATTTTTGTTGGGAGAGAAATAGTCCACCCGAAAAAGGAATTACTTCAATCCCTAAGAAAAAATGGAGAGGTCCCAATCTTTCATGTAGAATTCAGAATTGAGCTGCGAAATGAGGTTTGCCAAAAGGGAAGCTTGATTGCTAGTAACAataatatcatctacataaactaaAAGTAGAACAAGAGCAGTATGAGACCTAAATATAAAGATAGATGAGTTGGCTCTACTACTGGTGAAGCCAAGATGTAACAAAAATGAGCTAAATCGATCAAACCAGGCACGAGGTGCATGTTTGAGCCCATAAATGGCCTTGCGAAGGCGACAAACATGAGTAGGGGAAGTAGGATTGGGGAAACCAGGGGGTTGCTCCATTTAGACAACCTCTTTAAGGTGGCCATGCAAGAATGCATTTTTAACATCGAGTTGTCGAATGGGCCATCCATGAATAATAGCCAAAGAGAGAACAAGTCGTATGTAGAGGTTTAATCATAGAACTAAAAGTTTCAGTAAAATCTATACCTTCCAGTTGATTGTACCCTTTGGTAACTAACCTTGCTTTAAAGCGCTCAATGGAGCCATCagattttagtttagttttgaaAACCCATCGGGCGCCTATGACATTCATTGAGTTGTGACGAGGAACAAGGTCCCATGTGTGTTGCTGATGCAGAGCCGCGAGCTCGTCTTGCATAGCTCGGAGCCAATGAGGACTTTGGAGAGCTAAAGATAGATTACAAGGTTCCATTGGAGTTGGTGATCGGGACTGACAAGGCCAAGATGTGCACGAGCTTTACGCCAAGTGATTATTGGATGAACATTAAGAGAGGAAGGGTCACCAATTCGTGCTGCCACAGGAAGTGGAGGCAAATCAATGTATAACTCTCCTAGATGAACCTGGATGGGTGAAAGGAGCACTTTAGTGGCAGGAAGGTGAGGACTGTTTGATGGAGTGTCTGCTGCAGAGGAAGGGGATGAGGAATCAGTGTTGTCTATAGGCTAAGACGCAAAGATGTCGGTGAGAGAACTTagcttggctctgataccatgaagaaAATAAGGGCAATTGGTTTAAGAATGACAAAGAGCTTCCCAAAAACATGAGTGCTCTAGCCGTGTAGTTCTTCTATTTAttgaataataatacaaaagGAAGGCATGTCACTATACGGCATGTGTTATTCTATCAAGGGAGTCTGCAATGATTATTAGCCTACAACGGGTGAGTTTTCACCTATATGGAAAAGTCTATAATGATACAAAAGTCCATCACCAGGGTTCACAATGGTACCTTCCTAAATGAAGAGGACCAAAACAGGCGCTATTCCTAAATGAAGTCTGCAACGGTAATATTCTAAATTTTATATCTTCCTAAACCAAAGGCATATCTTCTCCCACGATTGATGAAGCTCGAACTGTATGAGATTCTTTATCAAAATCTTGATCAATACCGAAAACATTTTCATTTGACAAGAAAAACATCATTTAGGGGGCTTAAAATGGTTTCCCATTTACATAAACCATTTCCCCCCTCCCACGCCCAACCTTTTCTCCTCCCTgtgcactctctctctctctcactctctctctgcTCCACATAGCTCCCTCGGCTTCAGATTCTTGTACACTCTCTTTCTCAGGTACTCTAGTCTCTTTTCAAATTCGGCTTCTGATTTTCCCTTTGCCGTCGACATTGGGGTTCTTGTTTTTCCCAAAGAGATTTCATACTTTAACTAGCGCATCGCTCTCTCAGGTATTCAACTTTATCTTCATCTCATTCCTCTGGCTTAAGCCATATGGAGGATAGTTATGACTTTAAAACATATGTGATATTATCTGTTATTAATAAATTGCATCAGCATTAATTTCTACCTTACTAGTCAAAAATTCTATTGCATGGTGTTGAACGAGTTCACTACTTATCAACAACTTTCACGTGTGACCATGTGTTTTGAATGGTTCCATGATTTCACTATGTGTTTTGATGTATTCTCCAAATTCTAGAACTAAGTTCTGTCTTTTTGATTTAGACATGATATGCACGCTTctacgagagtagtaccagaaTGGGTTACCTCCTAGTGGATGTTGACACTATTACCGTTGTAGATTTCATTTAGGAATAGCGCCTATGAGAACTCTGTAATTAAGCATGCTTTTGCGAAAGTAGTACCAGAATGGGTTACCTCCTAAGAAGTTTGGTTCGGGGttgccaaaagcggacaatattgtgttgttgcgagtcgttacaaatggtattagagtcattatccagcctgagatgggggagGGTGCATAAGCTCATGAGAGTCTCTAGTGGACACTCGTTGGGACGCTAAGAATGGGGTGATACCATGTGGGTCTCCAACGGGGACACTGGGTTCCAAGAATAGATGATTGCGACGTCTCACATTGCTTAGATATAGGAATGTGGatgtgatcatatatatatattcgcacCCTTATTGACACAACGGGTCCCCGCTTGTGACCTCCTGAAAAATCTAGTTCTAAGGAGTcaaaagcaaacaatattgtTGTGTCAATGGGGATTGGTCGTTACACTGGTGGTGACCCGCCTTGGATCACCTTGTGATCCGCGTCCACACGCCTaataatttcctttttctttttccttttcaatttttttaaaaacaattgtaatgagaaaaatacactttaccccATCAAAGTTTGACCATTTTCACTTTTACTTTCGATGTTTACGAAGTGGTAATATACCCAAACAAAGTTTTCGAATTTTTCAATGTAAGCactttgttatttatttc carries:
- the LOC133863167 gene encoding protein neprosin-like, coding for MESKELIKPKGTVKTIEGKEGDVIDCVDIYQQPAFDSPLLKNHTIQMEPSSIPNVTNREFSNAELFQGWLEDGQCPKGTIPIRRAREFDAHHGIPPIAHRKKLNISLDYDYNRGHEYAVVDLRGGNYYGAHASINVWNPATYNGEISIAQIWLASGPRDLLNTIEAGWKRDGYQRTGCYNLDCPGFVQVNRRFVIGSPIKPFSSYKAKQYEIGITIYKNKGNWWLQVQDQVLGYWPHLIFTRLATSATGVSWGGEIYNKGQGGHHTSTQMGSGHFPTEGYGKASYFRNIQYMDYTGRFNDPDQGLVAYATKPSCYSISVANNKNGGYGTHFFFGGPGYSAICPS